In a single window of the Actinomycetota bacterium genome:
- the carB gene encoding carbamoyl-phosphate synthase large subunit, giving the protein MGKRTDLESILIIGSGPIVIGQACEFDYSGTQACRVLREEGYRIVLANSNPATIMTDPDFADRTYIEPLTVDVVARIVERERPDAVLPTLGGQTGLNLAMALYERKLIGVPGTPEMIGADAEAIATAEDREQFKKAMIEIGLAVPASGVAHSLDEAMTVVAAIGLPVIVRPAYILGGRGTGIAATIEEFARVAASGLDASPISEILIEKSIAGWKEYELEVMRDRADNCVIICSIENFDPMGVHTGDSITVAPAQTLTDVEYQQMRDAAFACIRRVGVETGGSNVQFAVDPRTGEQVVIEMNPRVSRSSALASKATGFPIAKIAAKLAVGYTLDEIPNDITKKTPASFEPSIDYVVTKVPRWAFEKLPGTTGVLGTQMQSVGEAMAIGRTFPESLQKALRSLEQGRLGLNCDPVEAEYAALTDAELLAAVAIATPERVFQLGELLRRGVAIDDIHAACRVDPWFLDQMSAIVEERAVLDAVCTPQAMTRRQWRRAKRLGFGDAQLAYLFGVPEAEVRAARIAAGVVATFKTVDTCAAEFAAETPYHYSTYEDESEVRPSTREKVVILGSGPNRIGQGIEFDYCCVHASFALRDAGYETVMVNCNPETVSTDYDTSDRLYFEPLTHEDVMNVIEAETEASGGVAPKVIVSLGGQTPLKLSAQLPASLIAGTSPSSIDLAEDREKWNALCARLRIPQPPGGTAVDHTQAVEIVQRVGFPVLVRPSYVLGGRAMRIVHDHDQLAAAMAELIGFGTLGREGGLSAERPVLIDRFLDDATEVDVDAIRDRTGEVLIGGVMEHVEEAGVHSGDSACALPPQNLESWVVEVIEAYTASIAEALDVQGLINVQYAVTGTTVHVIEANPRASRTVPFVAKATGVPLAKVATRVMLGATLAELRAEGLLVEPVRSDHVSVKEAVLPFSRFPEVDTALGPEMRSTGEVMGIDTTFGRAFFKAQLAAGLVLPESGLVFLSLNDGDKPAGLVVARRLRSLGFKVAATAGTADYLGRFGMAVDQVVGKVGAGDDVTAVDLIGREAGGEDAVAFVVNTPQGRGGRTDGERIRKAANIHHVPIVTTVHAALAAVQGMTEQVGHPIEVRSLQEYHQR; this is encoded by the coding sequence ATGGGCAAGCGCACCGACCTCGAATCGATCCTGATCATCGGTTCCGGCCCGATCGTCATCGGCCAGGCCTGCGAGTTCGACTACTCCGGCACGCAGGCCTGCCGCGTGCTGCGCGAAGAGGGCTATCGCATCGTCCTCGCGAACTCGAACCCGGCGACGATCATGACCGATCCGGACTTCGCCGACCGCACCTACATCGAGCCGCTGACCGTCGACGTCGTCGCGCGCATCGTCGAGCGGGAGCGCCCGGACGCGGTGCTGCCGACCCTCGGCGGCCAGACGGGGCTGAACCTGGCGATGGCGCTGTACGAACGCAAGCTGATCGGGGTCCCGGGGACGCCGGAGATGATCGGCGCCGACGCCGAGGCGATCGCCACCGCGGAGGACCGCGAGCAGTTCAAGAAGGCGATGATCGAGATCGGCCTCGCCGTGCCCGCCTCCGGAGTGGCCCACAGCCTCGACGAGGCGATGACCGTCGTCGCGGCGATCGGCCTGCCGGTGATCGTACGTCCGGCGTACATCCTCGGCGGCCGCGGCACCGGGATCGCGGCGACGATCGAGGAGTTCGCGCGGGTCGCGGCGAGCGGCCTCGACGCCAGCCCGATCTCGGAGATCCTGATCGAGAAGTCGATCGCGGGGTGGAAGGAGTACGAGCTCGAGGTGATGCGTGACCGCGCGGACAACTGCGTGATCATCTGCTCGATCGAGAACTTCGACCCGATGGGGGTCCATACCGGTGACTCGATCACCGTCGCCCCGGCACAGACGCTCACCGACGTCGAGTACCAGCAGATGCGCGACGCGGCGTTCGCGTGCATCCGCCGTGTGGGCGTCGAGACCGGCGGCTCGAACGTGCAGTTCGCCGTCGACCCGCGCACCGGCGAGCAGGTGGTGATCGAGATGAACCCGCGGGTGTCGCGCAGCTCGGCTCTCGCGTCGAAGGCGACGGGCTTCCCGATCGCGAAGATCGCGGCCAAGCTCGCCGTCGGATACACCCTCGACGAGATCCCGAACGACATCACCAAGAAGACCCCGGCCAGCTTCGAGCCGAGCATCGACTACGTGGTGACGAAGGTCCCCCGCTGGGCGTTCGAGAAGCTGCCCGGCACGACAGGGGTGCTCGGCACGCAGATGCAGTCCGTCGGCGAGGCGATGGCCATCGGGCGCACCTTCCCGGAGAGCCTGCAAAAGGCGTTGCGCTCGCTGGAGCAGGGCCGCCTCGGCCTCAACTGCGATCCGGTCGAGGCCGAGTACGCGGCGCTCACCGATGCCGAGCTGCTCGCCGCGGTCGCCATCGCCACACCCGAGCGCGTGTTCCAGCTCGGCGAGTTGCTGCGCCGGGGCGTGGCGATCGACGACATCCACGCCGCGTGCCGTGTCGATCCGTGGTTCCTCGACCAGATGTCGGCGATCGTCGAGGAGCGGGCGGTGCTCGACGCGGTGTGCACTCCTCAGGCGATGACCAGGCGGCAGTGGCGCCGGGCGAAGCGGCTCGGGTTCGGCGACGCCCAGCTCGCGTACCTCTTCGGAGTGCCCGAAGCCGAGGTGCGCGCGGCACGGATCGCCGCCGGGGTGGTGGCGACGTTCAAGACCGTCGACACCTGCGCGGCCGAGTTCGCCGCCGAGACGCCGTACCACTACTCGACCTACGAAGACGAGAGCGAGGTCCGCCCGTCGACGCGCGAGAAGGTGGTCATCCTCGGTTCCGGACCGAACCGCATCGGGCAGGGGATCGAGTTCGACTACTGCTGCGTCCATGCCTCGTTCGCCCTGCGTGACGCCGGTTACGAGACCGTGATGGTCAACTGCAACCCCGAGACCGTGTCCACCGACTACGACACGTCCGACCGGCTGTACTTCGAGCCGCTCACCCACGAAGACGTGATGAACGTCATCGAGGCCGAGACCGAGGCGAGCGGGGGAGTGGCGCCGAAGGTGATCGTGTCCCTCGGCGGCCAGACGCCGCTCAAGCTGTCCGCGCAGCTGCCCGCGTCGTTGATCGCGGGCACGTCGCCGTCGTCGATCGACCTCGCCGAGGACCGGGAGAAGTGGAACGCGCTGTGTGCCCGGCTGCGCATCCCGCAACCGCCCGGCGGCACGGCCGTCGACCACACCCAGGCCGTCGAGATCGTCCAGCGCGTCGGGTTCCCCGTGCTCGTGCGTCCGTCATATGTGCTCGGTGGGCGGGCGATGCGGATCGTGCACGACCACGATCAGCTCGCCGCGGCGATGGCCGAGCTGATCGGCTTCGGCACGCTCGGGCGCGAGGGTGGGCTGTCCGCCGAGCGGCCGGTGCTGATCGACCGCTTCCTCGACGACGCCACCGAGGTCGACGTCGACGCGATTCGTGATCGCACCGGCGAGGTGCTGATCGGGGGCGTGATGGAGCACGTCGAGGAGGCCGGGGTCCATTCCGGGGACTCGGCCTGCGCCCTGCCGCCCCAGAACCTGGAGTCCTGGGTGGTCGAGGTGATCGAGGCTTACACGGCCTCGATCGCCGAGGCCCTCGACGTGCAGGGCCTGATCAACGTGCAGTACGCGGTCACCGGCACCACCGTGCACGTGATCGAGGCGAACCCTCGGGCCAGCCGCACGGTGCCGTTCGTCGCGAAGGCCACCGGTGTGCCGCTCGCGAAGGTCGCCACGCGCGTGATGCTCGGGGCGACGTTGGCCGAGCTACGCGCCGAGGGGCTGCTCGTCGAGCCGGTGCGCAGCGACCACGTTTCCGTGAAGGAGGCGGTGTTGCCGTTCAGCCGCTTCCCGGAGGTGGACACCGCGCTCGGCCCCGAGATGCGCTCGACCGGCGAGGTGATGGGCATCGACACCACCTTCGGGCGTGCGTTCTTCAAGGCTCAGCTCGCCGCGGGCCTGGTGCTGCCCGAGTCCGGCCTGGTGTTCCTGTCCTTGAACGACGGCGACAAGCCCGCCGGGCTCGTCGTCGCCCGGCGTTTGCGTTCGCTCGGGTTCAAGGTTGCCGCCACGGCCGGCACCGCTGACTACCTCGGCAGGTTCGGCATGGCGGTCGACCAGGTGGTGGGCAAGGTGGGCGCCGGCGACGACGTCACCGCGGTCGACCTGATCGGTCGCGAAGCGGGCGGCGAGGACGCGGTGGCGTTCGTCGTGAACACCCCCCAGGGCAGGGGCGGGCGCACCGACGGCGAGCGCATCCGCAAGGCGGCCAACATCCATCACGTGCCGATCGTCACCACCGTCCACGCTGCGCTGGCCGCGGTGCAGGGCATGACCGAGCAGGTCGGTCACCCGATCGAGGTGCGCTCGCTGCAGGAGTACCACCAACGATGA
- a CDS encoding dihydroorotate dehydrogenase, with translation MSSGVDTSVQVGSLRLRAPVMTASGTAGYGTELAPYLDPAELGAVVVKSLAAYPWAGNPAPRLHPTPQGMINSVGLQGPGVEAWLADELPGLVATGAAVVASIWGRTVADYRLAAQQLAEAPQQVVAVEVNLSCPNLEGRGAIFAHDAALSAEVLAATAPCDRPRWAKLSPNTDRLVEVAAAVRDAGAEAVTLVNTVLGMVLDQASGLPALGNGGGGVSGRAIHPVAVRAVYDVRAALADLAIVGAGGVASGWDAAEMLLAGANAVQVGTATFADPAAAGRVQRELVSWAAAHGMASVATLSGLAHRGGLGAAGGVPHSALTRG, from the coding sequence ATGAGCTCCGGGGTCGACACGTCGGTGCAGGTCGGCTCCTTGCGCCTGCGCGCCCCGGTGATGACGGCTTCGGGCACCGCCGGGTACGGGACGGAGCTGGCGCCTTACCTCGACCCGGCCGAGCTCGGCGCGGTGGTGGTCAAGTCGCTCGCCGCGTACCCGTGGGCGGGCAACCCGGCGCCGAGGCTGCACCCCACGCCGCAGGGGATGATCAACTCGGTCGGTCTGCAGGGGCCAGGCGTCGAAGCCTGGCTGGCCGACGAGCTGCCCGGATTGGTCGCCACCGGCGCCGCCGTCGTGGCCAGCATCTGGGGTCGCACCGTGGCCGACTACCGCTTGGCGGCGCAGCAGCTCGCCGAGGCCCCGCAGCAGGTGGTGGCCGTCGAGGTGAACCTGTCGTGTCCCAACCTGGAGGGCCGCGGGGCGATCTTCGCCCACGACGCGGCACTGTCGGCTGAGGTGCTCGCGGCTACGGCTCCCTGCGACCGACCGCGCTGGGCCAAGCTCAGCCCCAACACCGACCGCCTGGTGGAGGTGGCCGCGGCCGTTCGCGACGCCGGTGCCGAAGCGGTGACGCTCGTCAACACCGTTCTCGGGATGGTGCTCGACCAGGCGAGCGGCCTGCCCGCCCTCGGCAACGGGGGTGGGGGCGTCTCGGGCCGGGCGATCCATCCCGTCGCCGTGCGTGCGGTGTACGACGTGCGCGCCGCGCTCGCCGACCTCGCGATAGTCGGCGCCGGCGGTGTGGCGTCGGGCTGGGACGCGGCCGAGATGCTGCTCGCCGGCGCGAACGCGGTGCAGGTGGGCACCGCGACCTTCGCCGATCCCGCGGCCGCGGGCCGGGTCCAGCGAGAGCTCGTCTCGTGGGCGGCGGCCCACGGCATGGCGAGCGTCGCCACGCTGAGTGGTCTCGCTCACCGCGGTGGGCTGGGCGCCGCCGGGGGTGTCCCTCACTCGGCCCTCACCCGCGGGTAG
- a CDS encoding integration host factor, with protein MATPPQLTPEQRTAALAKAAEARAARAEVKARLKMGSLTLAEALASDESSVGKLKVVSMLESLPGVGKVKARKIMEDIGIADNRKVQGLGTQQRKALLEQFG; from the coding sequence ATGGCTACTCCTCCGCAACTGACCCCAGAACAGCGGACCGCGGCGCTCGCCAAGGCAGCTGAGGCCCGTGCCGCTCGCGCCGAGGTGAAGGCCCGTCTGAAAATGGGCTCGCTCACCCTCGCCGAGGCGCTCGCGTCCGACGAATCGAGCGTCGGCAAGCTGAAGGTCGTCTCGATGCTCGAGAGCCTGCCCGGCGTCGGCAAGGTGAAGGCCCGCAAGATCATGGAAGACATCGGGATCGCCGACAACCGCAAGGTGCAGGGCCTCGGCACCCAGCAGCGCAAGGCGCTCCTCGAGCAATTCGGCTGA
- the gmk gene encoding guanylate kinase — protein MSAPLVIVVSGPGGVGKGTIVNALVERDPRLWLSRSWTTRGQRLGEPDDAYVFTTREAFESRLAASGFLEHTEFLGNYYGTPNPEPERGRDIVLEIEVDGATQVKRRHPEALLLFVLPPSRAEQERRLRKRGDPEDNVAERLRKAEDEEPVGVALADHVVVNDDLERTIAEMLAIIDQARCAPSTG, from the coding sequence GTGTCAGCTCCCCTGGTGATCGTGGTCTCCGGCCCCGGTGGGGTCGGCAAGGGCACGATCGTCAACGCGCTGGTCGAGCGCGACCCACGCCTTTGGCTCAGCCGGTCGTGGACCACGCGCGGCCAACGACTCGGGGAGCCCGACGACGCGTACGTGTTCACCACCCGTGAGGCCTTCGAATCCCGCCTCGCCGCGTCCGGGTTCTTGGAACACACCGAGTTCCTCGGCAACTACTACGGCACCCCCAACCCCGAACCCGAGCGCGGTCGCGACATCGTGCTGGAGATCGAGGTGGACGGCGCGACGCAGGTGAAGCGCCGCCATCCCGAAGCGCTGCTGCTCTTCGTGCTGCCCCCGAGCCGCGCCGAGCAGGAGCGCCGCCTGCGCAAGCGCGGCGACCCGGAGGACAACGTCGCCGAGCGCCTCCGCAAGGCAGAAGACGAAGAGCCCGTCGGCGTCGCGCTCGCCGATCACGTGGTGGTGAACGACGACCTCGAGCGCACGATCGCCGAGATGCTGGCGATCATCGACCAGGCCCGTTGCGCGCCGTCCACCGGGTAG
- the rpoZ gene encoding DNA-directed RNA polymerase subunit omega: protein MMNPRIEDLLDRVDSKFSLVTLAARRARHINSYFTHLGEGGGKIVPPQVSSVARKPLSIGFEEIAADKIVRTPPVEEDLEASAEDLLGADAAEALLPGGDEAAPRTPEG, encoded by the coding sequence ATGATGAACCCCCGTATCGAGGATCTGCTCGACCGCGTGGACTCCAAGTTCAGCCTGGTCACCTTGGCCGCCCGCCGGGCGCGCCACATCAACTCCTATTTCACCCACCTCGGCGAAGGTGGCGGCAAGATCGTGCCCCCACAGGTCAGCTCCGTCGCCCGCAAGCCGCTGTCGATCGGGTTCGAAGAGATCGCCGCCGACAAGATCGTGCGTACGCCACCCGTCGAGGAAGACCTCGAGGCATCTGCCGAAGACCTCCTCGGTGCCGACGCCGCCGAGGCGCTGCTCCCTGGCGGCGACGAGGCGGCCCCGCGCACCCCCGAGGGCTGA
- the coaBC gene encoding bifunctional phosphopantothenoylcysteine decarboxylase/phosphopantothenate--cysteine ligase CoaBC, producing the protein MSHLRGRRVVLGVTGGIAAYKAVEVSRRLVDAGAHVVPVMTRAAERFLGRATLSALASEPVHTELWDAPDPIPHTHIAQSADLVLVAPATARLLGAYATGLATDLLTNVLLATRAPVVVCPAMHTEMWEHPAVQDNLAVLRRRGVVVVEPEDGRLAGGDVGRGRLAAPERIVAEVERVLGPRDLAGVSAVVSAGGTREPIDAVRVIANRSSGKQGYAVAAELAARGATVELVSTVELPTPFGVRITKVETAAEMEAAMHQHADAAGIVVMAAAVADFRPKLAAAHKLKKDDGVPEIVLEPTPDILAALGAAKRPGQVIVGFAAETSELVENAVAKLARKNLDLVVANDVSAPGVGFTHDTNAVTLIGAGGVLRQVPLTDKRSVAVALVDAIVELRAGQPTPEETRL; encoded by the coding sequence ATGTCGCACCTACGCGGCCGGCGCGTCGTACTCGGCGTCACCGGTGGCATCGCGGCCTACAAGGCCGTCGAGGTGTCCCGTCGCCTCGTCGATGCCGGTGCCCATGTCGTGCCGGTGATGACGCGTGCCGCCGAGCGGTTCCTCGGTCGAGCGACGCTGTCGGCATTGGCCAGCGAGCCCGTCCACACCGAGCTGTGGGACGCGCCGGACCCCATCCCGCACACGCACATCGCGCAGTCCGCCGATCTCGTGCTCGTCGCCCCCGCCACCGCGCGCCTGCTCGGCGCGTACGCCACCGGGCTCGCCACCGACCTGCTCACGAACGTGCTGCTCGCCACCCGCGCGCCTGTCGTCGTCTGCCCGGCGATGCACACCGAGATGTGGGAGCACCCCGCTGTCCAGGACAACCTGGCGGTGCTGCGCCGCCGGGGCGTCGTGGTCGTCGAACCCGAGGACGGTCGCCTCGCCGGCGGCGACGTGGGGCGGGGCCGCCTCGCGGCGCCCGAGCGGATCGTCGCCGAGGTGGAGCGCGTGCTCGGCCCCCGCGATCTGGCGGGCGTGTCGGCCGTGGTCAGCGCCGGCGGTACGCGCGAACCGATCGACGCGGTACGTGTCATCGCGAACCGCTCGTCGGGCAAGCAGGGCTACGCCGTGGCCGCCGAACTCGCCGCGCGAGGGGCGACGGTAGAGCTCGTCTCCACGGTCGAGCTCCCCACCCCGTTCGGCGTTCGGATCACGAAGGTCGAGACCGCGGCCGAGATGGAAGCGGCCATGCACCAGCATGCCGACGCCGCCGGCATCGTGGTGATGGCCGCGGCGGTGGCCGACTTCCGTCCCAAGCTGGCCGCTGCGCACAAGCTGAAGAAGGACGACGGCGTACCCGAGATCGTGCTCGAGCCGACGCCCGACATCCTGGCCGCACTCGGGGCCGCCAAGCGCCCCGGTCAGGTGATCGTCGGGTTCGCCGCGGAGACGAGCGAACTCGTCGAGAACGCCGTTGCGAAGCTGGCGCGCAAGAACCTCGACCTCGTGGTCGCGAACGACGTGTCCGCGCCGGGCGTCGGCTTCACCCACGACACCAACGCCGTCACCCTGATCGGCGCGGGCGGTGTCTTGCGGCAGGTGCCTCTCACCGACAAACGTTCTGTAGCTGTTGCGCTGGTCGATGCGATCGTCGAGCTGCGGGCAGGCCAACCGACCCCAGAGGAGACCCGACTGTGA
- a CDS encoding methionine adenosyltransferase yields the protein MTRRWTFTSESVTEGHPDKMADQVSDAVLDAILHEDPSGRVACETLLTTGLCVVAGEITTTAYVDIPKLARGVINSIGYDNALYGYDGNTCGVIVSIDEQSPNIAQGVDRSEELRGGRSGEDVVAGQGAGDQGMMFGYACDETEALMPLPIWVAHRMAERLAEVRKAGVVPYLRPDGKTQVTFDYEDGRPVRLRAVLISTQHAEGIDRDTVIRPDLIEAVVRPVIPERYADDDYAIYVNPTGTFVLGGPHADTGLTGRKIIVDTYGGMGRHGGGAFSGKDPSKVDRSAAYAARWVAKHVVAAGAADRCEVQVAYAIGMAQPVSILVETFGTEHVAVPRIEQAVRDVFDLRPAAIVRDLELKRPIYRKTAAYGHFGRDLPEFTWEHLNRLDDFRAAVAS from the coding sequence GTGACCCGACGCTGGACCTTCACCTCGGAGAGCGTCACCGAGGGCCATCCCGACAAGATGGCCGACCAGGTCTCCGACGCGGTGCTGGACGCGATCTTGCACGAGGATCCCTCCGGCCGGGTGGCTTGCGAGACCCTGCTCACCACGGGGCTGTGCGTGGTCGCGGGCGAGATCACCACGACCGCGTATGTCGACATCCCCAAGCTCGCCCGCGGCGTGATCAACTCGATCGGCTACGACAACGCCCTCTACGGCTACGACGGCAACACGTGTGGCGTGATCGTGTCCATCGACGAGCAGAGCCCGAACATCGCCCAGGGCGTCGACCGCAGCGAAGAGCTGCGCGGCGGGCGCAGTGGCGAAGACGTCGTCGCCGGCCAGGGTGCCGGCGACCAGGGGATGATGTTCGGCTACGCCTGCGACGAGACCGAGGCGCTGATGCCGCTGCCGATCTGGGTGGCGCACCGCATGGCCGAGCGCCTGGCCGAGGTGCGCAAGGCCGGCGTCGTGCCGTACCTGCGACCCGACGGCAAGACCCAGGTGACCTTCGACTACGAGGACGGGCGCCCGGTGCGGCTGCGGGCGGTGCTGATCTCCACCCAGCACGCCGAGGGCATCGACCGCGACACCGTCATCCGCCCCGACCTGATCGAAGCCGTCGTCCGTCCCGTGATCCCCGAGCGGTACGCCGACGACGACTACGCCATCTACGTCAACCCGACGGGCACGTTCGTCCTCGGCGGCCCGCACGCCGACACCGGGCTCACCGGGCGCAAGATCATCGTCGACACCTACGGCGGGATGGGGCGCCACGGCGGGGGAGCGTTCAGCGGCAAGGACCCGAGCAAGGTCGACCGATCCGCCGCGTACGCGGCGCGTTGGGTGGCCAAGCACGTCGTCGCCGCCGGGGCAGCCGACCGCTGCGAGGTGCAGGTGGCGTACGCGATCGGCATGGCTCAGCCGGTGAGCATCCTGGTGGAGACGTTCGGCACCGAGCACGTCGCCGTCCCCCGCATCGAGCAGGCCGTGCGCGACGTGTTCGACCTGCGCCCTGCCGCGATCGTGCGCGACCTCGAGCTGAAGCGCCCGATCTATCGCAAGACCGCTGCGTACGGGCACTTCGGCCGCGATCTTCCCGAGTTCACGTGGGAGCACCTCAACCGTCTCGACGACTTCCGCGCCGCGGTCGCGAGCTGA
- a CDS encoding methyltransferase: protein MGDEGTPHGARGADDADNAGVDAGAHYFDAKPAVASQEALVVLSLPDGTIELLTDRGVFSHGRIDPGTKLLLLRAPPPPPTGHLLDLGCGAGPIALVLARRSPGATVWAVDVNERARDLCARNAARNALANVVVAAPQEVPAGLRFASIWSNPPIRIGKPALHALLGEWLARLDDDATALLVVQRHLGADSLQRWLGEHGYPTERLSSARGYRVLQARAANR, encoded by the coding sequence ATGGGAGACGAGGGCACCCCCCACGGCGCCCGCGGCGCCGACGACGCCGATAACGCCGGCGTCGATGCCGGCGCTCACTACTTCGACGCCAAGCCTGCCGTCGCCTCGCAGGAGGCCTTGGTGGTGCTGTCGCTGCCCGACGGCACCATCGAGCTGCTCACCGACCGCGGGGTGTTCTCCCACGGGCGGATCGACCCGGGCACCAAGCTGTTGCTGCTGCGGGCCCCACCGCCACCGCCGACCGGCCACCTGCTCGACCTCGGCTGCGGGGCCGGCCCGATCGCGCTGGTCCTCGCCCGCCGCTCGCCGGGCGCCACGGTGTGGGCGGTCGACGTCAACGAGCGGGCCCGAGATCTCTGCGCACGCAACGCCGCGCGCAACGCGCTCGCGAACGTGGTCGTCGCCGCGCCGCAGGAGGTGCCCGCGGGTCTGCGCTTCGCGTCGATCTGGAGCAACCCGCCGATCCGCATCGGCAAGCCCGCGCTGCACGCCCTGCTCGGCGAGTGGCTGGCACGCCTCGACGACGACGCCACCGCATTGCTCGTCGTGCAACGCCACCTCGGTGCGGACTCGCTGCAGCGCTGGCTAGGCGAGCACGGCTACCCGACGGAGCGCCTGTCCTCGGCACGTGGCTACCGCGTGCTGCAAGCCCGCGCGGCCAACCGCTGA
- the def gene encoding peptide deformylase: MATAYEIRTYGDPVLTSKAATVDDIDAKVVRLVDAMFETLYGSDTGIGLAAPQVGVRRQVFVWDMGEEPMVVLNPEIVESRGEWVYDEGCLSIPGLYVEMVRPKEVLMRGIDLQGNSVEIEADEVMARLFQHELDHLNGVLMFDRMEPEQRKAALVEYRRLSEQAGRPKEPRRLSLS, translated from the coding sequence ATGGCCACGGCCTACGAGATCCGCACGTACGGCGACCCCGTGCTCACGTCCAAGGCTGCCACCGTCGACGACATCGACGCGAAGGTGGTGCGCCTCGTCGACGCGATGTTCGAGACCCTCTACGGCAGCGACACGGGCATCGGGCTCGCCGCGCCGCAGGTCGGTGTGCGCCGGCAGGTGTTCGTGTGGGACATGGGCGAGGAACCGATGGTGGTCCTCAACCCCGAGATCGTCGAGTCGCGCGGTGAGTGGGTGTACGACGAGGGCTGCTTGAGCATCCCCGGGCTCTACGTCGAGATGGTGCGCCCGAAAGAGGTCCTGATGCGCGGCATCGACCTGCAGGGCAACAGCGTCGAGATCGAGGCCGACGAGGTGATGGCGCGCCTCTTCCAGCACGAGCTCGACCACCTGAACGGGGTGCTGATGTTCGACCGGATGGAGCCCGAGCAGCGCAAGGCCGCGCTCGTCGAGTACCGCCGGCTGAGCGAACAGGCGGGGCGGCCGAAGGAGCCCCGCCGGCTGTCGCTCTCGTGA
- a CDS encoding methionyl-tRNA formyltransferase produces MTTPLAVAPTHRPKQIAYLGTPQAAVLPLQELVRAGFEVVHVVTRADKRRGRGGASAPSPVKAAAVELGLAVSHSVDDLLGTDVELAVVVAFGQLIKRHVLEVVPMVNLHFSLLPRWRGAAPVERALLAGDTTTGVCLMRVDEGLDTGDVFGCSPVAIGPRVTAEALRGQLVEAGTRLLIDSLAAGLGPAEPQHGEATYAAKIDLAELRLDWERPAAELDRVVRVGGAWTTFRGRRLKVLEAEPTEPAEPAPSVDVAAGVLAGDVVGTGGQGAADGLRLLRVQPEGKAPMTFAAWANGARPQPGEALGGG; encoded by the coding sequence GTGACGACACCGCTCGCCGTCGCGCCTACGCACCGACCGAAGCAGATCGCGTATCTCGGCACGCCGCAGGCGGCAGTGCTCCCGTTGCAGGAGCTCGTCCGGGCGGGGTTCGAGGTCGTCCACGTCGTCACCCGGGCCGACAAGCGCCGCGGCAGGGGCGGGGCGAGCGCGCCCTCGCCGGTGAAGGCAGCTGCGGTGGAGCTCGGGCTCGCCGTCTCGCACTCCGTCGACGACCTGCTCGGCACCGACGTGGAGCTCGCGGTCGTGGTGGCGTTCGGCCAGCTCATCAAGCGGCACGTGCTGGAAGTGGTGCCGATGGTGAACCTGCACTTCTCGCTGCTGCCTCGCTGGCGCGGCGCGGCGCCGGTCGAACGAGCCCTTCTGGCCGGTGACACCACCACCGGGGTGTGCCTGATGCGCGTCGACGAGGGCCTCGACACCGGCGACGTCTTCGGGTGCTCACCGGTGGCGATCGGGCCCCGCGTCACGGCCGAGGCACTGCGCGGCCAGCTCGTCGAAGCCGGCACGCGCCTGCTCATCGACAGCCTGGCGGCCGGGTTGGGGCCGGCCGAGCCCCAGCACGGGGAAGCGACGTACGCGGCCAAGATCGACCTCGCCGAGCTGCGCCTCGACTGGGAGCGCCCGGCCGCGGAGCTCGACCGCGTGGTCCGAGTCGGCGGGGCGTGGACCACCTTCCGGGGCCGGCGGTTGAAGGTGCTCGAGGCCGAGCCCACCGAGCCCGCCGAGCCCGCTCCGTCCGTCGACGTCGCGGCCGGCGTGCTCGCCGGAGACGTCGTCGGTACCGGTGGCCAGGGCGCGGCCGACGGGCTGCGCCTGCTGAGGGTGCAGCCCGAAGGCAAGGCACCGATGACGTTCGCCGCCTGGGCCAACGGCGCCCGGCCGCAACCGGGCGAGGCACTCGGCGGTGGCTGA